A region of Pyxidicoccus parkwaysis DNA encodes the following proteins:
- a CDS encoding MopE-related protein, whose translation MKTFNPWLRALCALMLLSGAGCSVDFPNDVPYTCAADADCGGDGYVCTSLPDDGAKYCCLPEPKELCNFVDDDCDGEVDELDTPCYSGPDGTADVGVCKSGQSVCDRNGDTVCINQVLPSTEKCNGKDDDCDGSTDEDFDLKTDPKNCGRCNAKCNVLQDCVNGECVIH comes from the coding sequence ATGAAGACCTTCAATCCCTGGCTGCGTGCGCTGTGCGCCCTGATGCTCCTGTCCGGCGCGGGCTGCAGCGTCGACTTCCCCAACGATGTTCCCTACACCTGTGCCGCGGACGCGGACTGCGGCGGCGACGGCTACGTGTGCACGTCGCTGCCCGACGACGGCGCGAAGTACTGCTGCCTGCCGGAGCCGAAAGAGCTCTGCAACTTCGTGGACGACGACTGCGACGGCGAGGTGGATGAGCTGGACACGCCCTGCTACTCGGGCCCGGATGGCACCGCCGACGTGGGCGTCTGCAAGTCCGGCCAGTCCGTGTGCGACCGCAACGGTGACACGGTCTGCATCAACCAGGTGCTCCCGAGCACCGAGAAGTGCAACGGCAAGGACGACGACTGCGACGGCAGCACCGACGAGGACTTCGACCTCAAGACGGACCCCAAGAACTGCGGCCGCTGCAACGCGAAGTGCAACGTGCTGCAGGACTGCGTGAATGGCGAGTGCGTCATTCACTGA
- a CDS encoding PEGA domain-containing protein — MRIPPASSVALLALALWVHPAWAQSQGGLGLDLSSDSPTSQQPGDMGLDLRADDPKTELMPRFVLLGLDTPERAGAQQASTWLKALASGALSSGMVALGANLQDVRERLERGYDAAVRCTEDSCLAEPAESLDADLLTTARLSLEDAGWTLRAWTYDRDKRVVHEDVVTGRNPKDAAFLKEAASKLSNRMMALARPRAVLKVSVNVQTAVVKVGERILGVGEVEARLPPGPAQLEVSADEYSTYTKTLNLKPGARESLDVQLEISGPAPEGPDEAVAGLSKKKSGGSSMPAILKRPALYTTLVGLAAVGVGLVMGKSAKDVEKRATDANGDGINDVTRKERLDAQSKANLATALVAGGGAVAAGSVVWLVVVPSSSAPASSTTVAPANGGAAPSSSTALHLIVGGSF; from the coding sequence ATGCGTATTCCCCCCGCCTCCTCCGTCGCCCTGCTGGCGCTCGCGTTGTGGGTACATCCCGCGTGGGCCCAGTCGCAGGGCGGACTCGGTCTGGACCTCAGCAGTGATTCCCCGACATCGCAGCAGCCCGGTGACATGGGCCTGGACCTGCGCGCCGACGACCCGAAGACGGAGCTGATGCCGCGCTTCGTGCTCCTGGGGCTGGACACGCCCGAGCGGGCCGGCGCGCAGCAGGCGTCCACCTGGCTGAAGGCGCTGGCGAGCGGGGCCCTGTCGTCGGGCATGGTGGCGCTGGGGGCCAACCTCCAGGATGTGCGCGAGCGGCTGGAGAGGGGCTACGACGCGGCGGTGCGCTGCACGGAGGACTCGTGCCTGGCGGAGCCGGCCGAGTCGCTGGACGCGGACCTGCTCACCACCGCGCGGCTGTCGCTGGAGGACGCGGGCTGGACGCTGCGCGCGTGGACGTATGACCGCGACAAGCGCGTGGTGCACGAGGACGTGGTGACGGGGCGCAACCCGAAGGACGCCGCCTTCCTCAAGGAGGCCGCGTCGAAGCTGTCCAACCGGATGATGGCGCTGGCCCGGCCGCGCGCGGTGCTCAAGGTGAGCGTCAACGTGCAGACGGCGGTGGTGAAGGTGGGCGAGCGCATCCTCGGCGTGGGCGAGGTGGAGGCGCGGCTGCCGCCGGGCCCCGCGCAGCTCGAGGTGTCCGCGGACGAGTACAGCACCTATACGAAGACGCTGAACCTGAAGCCCGGCGCGCGCGAGTCCCTGGACGTGCAGTTGGAAATCTCCGGCCCGGCGCCGGAGGGCCCCGACGAGGCGGTGGCGGGCCTGTCCAAGAAGAAGAGCGGCGGCAGCAGCATGCCCGCCATCCTGAAGCGGCCGGCGCTCTACACCACGCTGGTGGGTCTGGCGGCGGTGGGCGTGGGCCTCGTCATGGGCAAGAGCGCCAAGGACGTGGAGAAGCGCGCCACGGACGCCAATGGCGACGGCATCAACGACGTGACGCGCAAGGAGCGGCTGGACGCGCAGTCGAAGGCGAACCTGGCCACGGCGCTCGTCGCCGGAGGCGGCGCGGTGGCGGCCGGCAGCGTGGTGTGGCTGGTGGTGGTGCCCTCGAGCAGCGCCCCGGCTTCCTCCACCACCGTGGCGCCGGCCAACGGCGGCGCCGCCCCGTCCTCCTCCACGGCGCTCCACCTCATTGTCGGCGGGAGCTTCTGA
- a CDS encoding host attachment protein, which yields MADGTLWILVGNASRARLFATDAKAQGDWRLVEEFQHEESRAKAFELLNQPDNPNAGTLHGPPVENEPNGRKVVEHDRFARELSDYLDKGHDRRAFDKLVIAAPPEFLGRMRRLLSSRVKQRVLLDVDADYSNVPARDLPDRVPVL from the coding sequence ATGGCGGATGGAACGCTCTGGATTCTCGTGGGGAACGCGAGCCGTGCGCGGCTCTTCGCGACGGACGCGAAGGCACAGGGGGACTGGCGACTGGTGGAGGAGTTCCAACACGAAGAGAGCCGGGCCAAGGCCTTCGAGCTGCTCAACCAGCCGGACAACCCCAACGCGGGCACGCTCCACGGCCCGCCCGTGGAGAACGAGCCCAACGGCCGCAAGGTGGTGGAGCATGACCGCTTCGCCCGCGAGCTCTCCGACTACCTCGACAAGGGGCATGACCGCCGCGCCTTCGACAAGCTCGTCATCGCGGCGCCTCCTGAATTCCTCGGACGCATGCGGCGCTTGCTGAGCTCCCGGGTGAAACAGCGCGTACTGCTGGACGTGGACGCGGACTACTCCAACGTGCCGGCCAGGGACTTGCCTGACCGTGTGCCCGTCCTCTAG
- a CDS encoding methyl-accepting chemotaxis protein, which produces MSHPLLGARSLRGRLTLYVALLSVVPLLTLNWLQTRNARRMLEEQIRASLLHEAEGVRDLMEATLAEREASLRNWAEDTDVRSALRTGNLQAADTLLSLLQRRYLTLNGIVLFNDEGIAVSASMPALRDAYAADPDLVRKSPWFREAQQGRTTGDGVTREDPVLGVRVLSLAAPVKDPATGARMGVLMAAFDWAQVDELVRPSLNRAGQRGWMSFALALHGTDGTVLYDTRGEGARGDAGLLAVSATNGTDVRDVGDGWQFEALVDPDEAYAPVERARTEALLMAAGFLGVGVVGAWLLARRISRPVLALREAVTRIVREGDLTQAIDVQADDDEVGELAGAFGQLVKQLRDTAHSLHQGTRVLSETVADLQAAAAQQERNVARQAAALQETQVTAQEIKQTSLLASEKADAVLTVAARAEEVGQAGEEDIRDSLGGFQSLLAQSRQMTDRISQLNERTRQIGGITQTVKDLADQSNMLALNAAIEAARSGEHGKGFGVVAREIRSLADQSIDSTVRVRDILNELGNAILSTARMTEAGHARVEAGLEQVRSSGERLKELATIIRDNAAAVRQIAGAVAQQNAGISQIFGAVTDLSSMMNDTQQGLAATTRAATHLREVSEQMQAVARAYRI; this is translated from the coding sequence ATGTCACATCCCCTCCTCGGCGCCCGCTCGCTGCGCGGGCGCCTGACGTTGTACGTCGCCCTCCTCTCCGTCGTTCCGTTGCTGACGCTCAACTGGCTCCAGACGCGCAACGCGCGGCGGATGCTGGAGGAGCAGATTCGCGCGTCGCTGCTCCACGAGGCGGAGGGCGTGAGGGACTTGATGGAGGCGACGCTCGCCGAGCGCGAGGCGAGCCTGCGCAACTGGGCGGAGGACACGGACGTGCGCTCCGCGCTGCGCACCGGCAACCTCCAGGCCGCGGACACGCTGCTCTCGCTGCTCCAGCGCCGCTACCTCACCCTCAACGGCATCGTCCTCTTCAACGACGAGGGCATCGCCGTGTCCGCCAGCATGCCCGCGCTGCGCGACGCGTACGCCGCGGACCCGGACCTCGTGCGCAAGAGCCCCTGGTTCCGCGAGGCACAGCAGGGCCGCACCACCGGCGACGGCGTCACCCGCGAGGACCCGGTACTGGGCGTGCGCGTGCTGTCCCTGGCGGCGCCGGTGAAGGACCCGGCGACGGGCGCTCGCATGGGCGTGTTGATGGCCGCCTTCGACTGGGCCCAGGTGGATGAGCTGGTGCGGCCGTCACTCAACCGCGCGGGCCAGCGCGGCTGGATGAGCTTCGCCCTCGCGCTGCACGGCACCGACGGCACGGTGCTCTACGACACGCGCGGCGAAGGGGCGCGCGGCGACGCGGGGCTCCTGGCCGTGTCCGCCACCAACGGCACGGACGTGCGGGACGTGGGCGACGGCTGGCAATTCGAGGCGCTGGTGGACCCGGACGAGGCCTACGCACCGGTGGAGCGTGCGCGCACGGAGGCGCTGCTGATGGCCGCGGGCTTCCTCGGGGTGGGCGTGGTGGGCGCGTGGCTGCTCGCGCGCCGCATCAGCCGGCCGGTGCTGGCCCTGCGCGAGGCGGTGACGCGCATCGTCCGCGAGGGCGACCTCACCCAGGCCATCGACGTGCAGGCGGACGACGACGAGGTGGGCGAGCTGGCCGGCGCCTTCGGCCAATTGGTGAAGCAACTGCGAGACACCGCGCACAGCCTGCACCAGGGCACCCGCGTGCTCAGCGAGACGGTGGCGGACCTGCAGGCCGCCGCCGCCCAGCAGGAGCGCAACGTGGCGCGCCAGGCCGCCGCCCTGCAGGAGACGCAGGTGACGGCGCAGGAAATCAAGCAGACGTCGCTCCTGGCCTCGGAGAAGGCGGACGCGGTGCTGACGGTGGCCGCGCGCGCGGAGGAGGTGGGCCAGGCGGGCGAGGAGGACATCCGCGACAGCCTCGGCGGCTTCCAGTCCCTGCTGGCGCAGTCCCGGCAGATGACCGACCGCATCTCCCAACTCAACGAGCGCACGCGCCAGATTGGCGGGATTACCCAGACGGTGAAGGATTTGGCGGACCAGTCCAACATGCTGGCGCTCAATGCGGCGATTGAGGCGGCGCGCTCGGGCGAGCACGGCAAGGGCTTTGGCGTGGTGGCGCGTGAAATCCGCAGCCTCGCGGACCAGTCCATCGACTCCACGGTGCGGGTGCGCGACATCCTCAACGAGCTGGGCAACGCCATCCTCTCCACCGCGCGGATGACGGAGGCGGGCCACGCGCGCGTGGAGGCGGGCCTGGAGCAGGTGCGCAGCAGCGGGGAGCGACTGAAGGAGCTGGCCACCATCATCCGGGACAACGCCGCGGCGGTGAGGCAGATTGCCGGCGCGGTGGCCCAGCAGAACGCGGGCATCTCCCAAATCTTCGGCGCGGTGACGGACCTGTCCTCGATGATGAACGACACCCAGCAGGGCCTGGCGGCCACGACGCGAGCGGCGACGCACCTGCGCGAGGTGTCCGAGCAGATGCAGGCCGTGGCGCGCGCCTACCGAATCTGA
- a CDS encoding HAD family hydrolase, translated as MAAVKAVLLDLGNVLVFHDNARLFTRLGARAGLSGPEVGQRLTGAGWTAANRGLMDAEGIRQDVCRALGVDLPMAEFAPLWSSHFTLHTAVLPRVEGLVGRVKLGLVSNTNALHAAFLRPLLPVLQRFDSVVLSCEVGHVKPEPEIYRRALEDVGCAPHEAAFFDDLQEFVDAANGLGLRGHLFTTADAFDAQLKGLGL; from the coding sequence ATGGCGGCGGTGAAGGCGGTGCTGTTGGATTTGGGCAACGTCCTCGTCTTCCATGACAACGCGCGGCTCTTCACGCGGCTGGGCGCGCGAGCGGGGCTGTCCGGCCCGGAGGTGGGCCAGCGGCTCACCGGCGCGGGCTGGACGGCCGCCAACCGGGGACTGATGGACGCCGAGGGCATCCGCCAGGACGTGTGCCGTGCGCTCGGCGTGGACCTGCCCATGGCGGAGTTCGCGCCCCTGTGGAGCAGCCACTTCACGCTGCACACGGCGGTGCTGCCGCGCGTGGAGGGGCTGGTGGGCCGGGTGAAGCTGGGGCTGGTGTCCAACACCAACGCGCTCCACGCCGCATTCCTGAGACCGCTGTTGCCCGTCCTCCAGCGCTTCGACAGCGTGGTGCTGAGCTGCGAGGTGGGCCACGTGAAGCCGGAGCCGGAAATCTACCGGCGCGCACTGGAGGACGTGGGCTGCGCGCCGCACGAGGCCGCCTTCTTCGATGACCTCCAGGAGTTCGTGGATGCGGCCAACGGGCTGGGCCTGCGCGGCCACCTCTTCACCACCGCGGACGCCTTCGACGCGCAGTTGAAGGGGCTGGGGCTGTGA
- a CDS encoding glycosyltransferase family 2 protein, which produces MKLGGYVLHRDNRDTLEPCLRGLLALCDDVVALDSGATDGSAELVRSLGARSVPHAWRGYGAAREAAVAALAPCDYVFFLDSDESLSPEAVEALRAWKASSPSEAVYRLPRRDWAELDGHRFLFRTQWRARLVRRDRAVWKAEQIVHEALPKMPGGRVQAPIEHRFATSVAKRSAKEERYALLWALRAHAERRPLKPVGVQRVASWVRDCMLKGALFRGGADASRLAWAVAGYHAAKYAYLRELRQGRYPELARAYAQGRYDEVFTRVREGALG; this is translated from the coding sequence GTGAAGCTCGGCGGCTACGTCCTGCACCGCGACAACCGGGACACGCTGGAGCCGTGTCTGCGGGGACTGTTGGCTCTCTGTGACGACGTGGTGGCGCTGGACTCCGGCGCCACGGACGGCTCGGCGGAACTGGTGCGCTCGCTGGGGGCGCGCTCGGTGCCGCATGCGTGGCGCGGCTACGGGGCGGCGCGCGAGGCCGCGGTGGCCGCGCTGGCGCCGTGTGACTACGTCTTCTTCCTCGACTCGGACGAGTCGCTGTCGCCGGAGGCGGTGGAGGCGCTGCGCGCGTGGAAGGCATCGTCGCCCTCGGAGGCCGTGTACAGGCTGCCCCGGCGCGACTGGGCGGAGCTGGACGGGCACCGCTTCCTCTTCCGCACCCAGTGGCGCGCGCGACTGGTGCGCCGGGACAGGGCCGTGTGGAAGGCGGAGCAGATTGTCCACGAGGCGCTGCCGAAGATGCCGGGCGGCCGCGTGCAGGCGCCCATCGAGCACCGCTTCGCGACGTCAGTGGCGAAGCGCTCGGCGAAGGAGGAGCGGTACGCGCTGCTCTGGGCGCTGCGTGCGCACGCGGAGCGGCGGCCGCTGAAGCCCGTGGGCGTGCAGCGCGTGGCGTCCTGGGTGCGCGACTGCATGCTGAAGGGGGCGTTGTTCCGCGGCGGCGCGGATGCGTCCCGCCTCGCGTGGGCGGTGGCGGGCTACCACGCCGCGAAGTACGCGTACCTGCGCGAGCTGAGGCAGGGCCGCTACCCGGAGCTGGCGCGGGCCTACGCGCAGGGACGCTACGACGAGGTCTTCACCCGCGTGCGTGAGGGCGCGCTGGGCTGA
- a CDS encoding glutathione S-transferase family protein, translating to MPQSSSPLTLVVGTKNYSSWSLRPYLALAHTGQPFQEVVIQLGEPDSTEKILQHSPSARVPLLKHGELSIWDSLAICEYLAETFPEAHLWPEDKAARAVARSVTAEMHSGFMALRNHMSMNIRARKPGQGRAPGVAEDIARIQAIWKDCRSRFGQGGPFLFGKFSIADAFYAPVVTRFVTYGVELDAVCAAYRDAVLALPSLQKWTEAGKLEKPIAKYE from the coding sequence ATGCCCCAGTCCTCGTCCCCGCTCACGCTCGTCGTCGGTACGAAGAACTACTCGTCCTGGTCCCTCCGCCCCTACCTGGCGCTGGCCCACACCGGGCAGCCCTTCCAGGAAGTGGTGATTCAGCTCGGGGAGCCGGACTCCACCGAGAAAATCCTCCAGCACTCGCCCAGCGCGCGCGTGCCGCTGCTGAAGCACGGCGAGCTGTCCATCTGGGACTCGCTGGCCATCTGCGAGTACCTCGCGGAGACCTTCCCCGAGGCGCACCTGTGGCCGGAGGACAAGGCGGCCCGCGCGGTGGCGCGCTCGGTGACGGCGGAGATGCACTCGGGCTTCATGGCGCTGCGCAACCACATGAGCATGAACATCCGCGCGCGCAAGCCGGGGCAGGGCCGCGCGCCCGGCGTGGCGGAGGACATCGCTCGCATCCAGGCCATCTGGAAGGACTGCCGCTCCCGCTTCGGCCAGGGCGGCCCCTTCCTCTTCGGGAAGTTCTCCATCGCGGATGCCTTCTACGCGCCCGTCGTCACGCGCTTCGTCACGTATGGCGTGGAGCTGGACGCAGTGTGCGCGGCGTACCGCGACGCGGTGCTCGCCCTGCCGTCCCTCCAGAAGTGGACCGAGGCGGGGAAGCTCGAGAAGCCCATCGCCAAGTACGAGTGA
- the ltrA gene encoding group II intron reverse transcriptase/maturase, which yields MVRREGTAVVPTGSPDEEGVPCCTVPAGESPVRVIAGEPGSRPPPRVERPEGEAWCQKPSTAKAVGGEQQRGPQHEVKPAASSHSQSESRAEHVAAKAMRSAGKSGYARSLGGVEGAARVEGRVRNTRGPSAQPTSGEGRAYKPKAKASGAQRESEGLVVPRREATNNASGGKGPCFGDASTGGKGEGMVRTHGPNHPVRPGPDEKVRRLQRKLYVAAKQQKGRRFHALYDRIHRSDVLWEAWRRVQRNKGAAGVDGVTLEAVAQYGVEKLLSELQDALHAGRYRPPPVLRRYIPKADGKLRPLGIPTVKDRVAQMAAKWVLEPIFEADFLPVSFGFRPRLGTLQALEVIREKANGGWDFVLDADIRDYFGSLDQGLLMERVQARVCDRRVLKLVRGWLRAGVMEEGRHSETVSGTPQGGVISPLLSNIYLHDFDSEWQRQHARVGELVRYADDFVVLCKDREAVEEAERRVRSLFARLKLTLHPEKTRRVGLSDGKEGFDFLGCHLHKRMSGKLWEQKRIRRFYLQRWPSKRSMVRVRARTKELTDAKHGGVKDVRVVIAALNPVLRGWGNYFRTGNAARKFAQLDKYVERRLTRFMVRRYGRKLRPGQAKHWTREWFEGHGLHRLRGTIRYPKPCKLHREQPSLSRVREIRMHGLKGGGWKRNA from the coding sequence ATGGTGCGTCGTGAAGGCACAGCCGTAGTTCCGACGGGGAGTCCCGACGAAGAAGGCGTGCCATGCTGCACCGTTCCAGCGGGTGAAAGTCCCGTACGGGTAATCGCCGGAGAGCCCGGTAGCAGACCACCACCGAGGGTCGAGAGGCCCGAAGGTGAAGCGTGGTGTCAAAAGCCCTCCACGGCGAAAGCCGTGGGAGGGGAGCAACAACGCGGGCCGCAACACGAAGTGAAGCCTGCCGCCTCGTCACACTCACAATCCGAGAGCCGAGCCGAGCATGTCGCGGCGAAGGCCATGCGAAGCGCGGGCAAGTCCGGATACGCGCGGAGTCTCGGCGGGGTAGAGGGCGCAGCACGCGTTGAAGGAAGGGTGCGGAACACGAGAGGCCCGTCTGCGCAGCCGACGTCCGGCGAGGGCCGCGCGTATAAGCCGAAGGCGAAAGCGAGCGGAGCGCAGCGGGAGTCCGAGGGGCTCGTAGTACCGAGGAGGGAGGCGACGAATAACGCCTCCGGAGGGAAGGGGCCCTGCTTTGGTGACGCTTCAACGGGAGGTAAGGGCGAGGGCATGGTCCGGACACACGGGCCCAACCACCCCGTCCGGCCAGGGCCGGATGAGAAAGTCCGACGACTCCAGAGGAAGCTCTACGTCGCAGCCAAGCAGCAGAAGGGACGCCGCTTCCATGCGCTGTATGACCGAATCCACCGGAGTGACGTCCTGTGGGAAGCGTGGAGGCGGGTGCAACGCAACAAGGGCGCCGCTGGCGTGGATGGCGTCACGCTGGAGGCGGTGGCGCAGTACGGCGTCGAGAAGTTGCTGAGCGAGCTTCAAGACGCGCTCCACGCAGGCAGGTACCGGCCCCCGCCGGTACTCAGGCGGTACATCCCCAAGGCGGACGGGAAGCTGCGGCCGTTGGGGATTCCGACGGTCAAGGACCGCGTCGCGCAGATGGCGGCGAAGTGGGTGCTGGAGCCGATATTCGAGGCGGACTTCCTGCCCGTCTCCTTCGGCTTCCGGCCTCGCCTCGGCACGTTGCAGGCGCTGGAGGTCATCCGCGAGAAGGCCAATGGCGGGTGGGACTTCGTGCTGGATGCAGACATCCGCGACTACTTCGGGAGCCTCGACCAGGGGCTGCTGATGGAGCGGGTGCAAGCGCGTGTCTGCGACCGGAGGGTCCTCAAGCTGGTGCGTGGCTGGCTCCGCGCAGGGGTGATGGAGGAGGGCCGGCACTCCGAGACAGTCTCTGGGACGCCGCAGGGAGGAGTCATCTCCCCGTTGCTCTCCAACATCTACCTGCACGACTTCGACTCCGAATGGCAGCGCCAGCACGCGCGGGTGGGCGAGCTGGTGAGGTACGCGGATGACTTCGTGGTGCTGTGCAAGGACCGCGAGGCAGTCGAGGAGGCCGAGCGGAGAGTCAGAAGTCTCTTCGCGCGGTTGAAGCTGACGCTGCACCCGGAGAAGACGCGGAGGGTGGGGCTAAGCGACGGGAAGGAAGGCTTCGACTTCCTGGGCTGCCACCTGCACAAGCGGATGTCGGGGAAGCTGTGGGAGCAGAAGCGGATACGCCGCTTCTACCTTCAACGGTGGCCCTCGAAGAGAAGCATGGTGCGGGTGAGAGCCAGGACGAAGGAGCTGACGGACGCGAAGCACGGCGGGGTGAAGGACGTGCGAGTGGTCATTGCTGCCCTGAACCCTGTGCTCCGAGGATGGGGCAATTACTTCCGCACCGGGAACGCGGCCCGGAAATTCGCCCAGCTCGACAAGTACGTGGAGCGGAGGCTGACACGCTTCATGGTCCGCCGATATGGGCGCAAGTTGCGGCCCGGACAGGCGAAGCACTGGACGCGTGAGTGGTTTGAGGGGCATGGCCTGCACCGGTTGCGCGGAACCATCCGCTACCCCAAGCCGTGCAAGCTGCATCGTGAACAACCATCGTTAAGCCGTGTGCGGGAAATCCGCATGCACGGTTTGAAAGGAGGCGGGTGGAAACGGAACGCCTGA
- a CDS encoding adenylate/guanylate cyclase domain-containing protein encodes MVMEAPEPRKLSAILFTGIEGPGRDSWRDDALQQLLRDEHASLVRELLPRHGGREVKRLEDGFLLEFEGGPAAVDFGLELHCTLAARNGGVGAERRMVLRVGVHLGMVVHRDGDVFGEGVNLAARIEALARPGTLYVSETVARQVEGRLPKPPVRLGRGEMKNIRLPVAVYRIDPPERRNRVTLFSRMRSLLGRGEPAN; translated from the coding sequence ATGGTGATGGAGGCACCGGAACCCAGGAAGCTATCGGCCATCCTGTTCACGGGCATCGAAGGCCCGGGGCGGGACTCGTGGCGCGATGACGCGCTTCAACAGCTATTGCGTGACGAGCACGCGTCGCTGGTGCGCGAGTTGTTGCCGCGCCATGGCGGGCGCGAGGTGAAGCGGTTGGAGGACGGCTTCCTGCTGGAGTTCGAGGGCGGGCCGGCCGCGGTGGACTTCGGGCTGGAGTTGCACTGCACGCTGGCGGCGCGCAACGGCGGCGTCGGAGCGGAGCGGCGCATGGTGCTGCGCGTGGGCGTGCACCTGGGCATGGTGGTGCACCGCGACGGCGACGTGTTCGGCGAGGGCGTCAACCTGGCCGCGCGAATCGAGGCGCTGGCCCGGCCCGGCACGCTCTACGTCAGCGAGACGGTGGCGCGGCAGGTGGAGGGCCGGCTGCCCAAGCCGCCGGTGCGGCTGGGGCGCGGGGAGATGAAGAACATCCGCCTGCCGGTGGCCGTCTACCGCATCGACCCGCCGGAGCGTCGCAACCGCGTGACGTTGTTCAGCCGGATGCGCTCGTTGTTGGGCCGTGGGGAGCCGGCGAACTGA